The genomic segment GGGATGCTGTCTTTTTCCTCGTGTTTGATGGAATTTTCCTTGTACATCTTTACACTTTCTTGACCTTGTGATGTCTCCTTGTAGCATATTAATagatatattataatttttttgtccTTTTAGCTATTTGGGAATAACTTTAGTcaagattgaaaataaaattgCCAAACCCTAGAGAACGATATGGTTGGGGAGTTGAAAGTTGAAGAGAGGAATATATGAATAGTATTGATTATTGGGATGTAAGTGGATTTGTCATATTCATATATgtgtaaatattttaataatgaaATGTGGGTTTATAAATTTCAGATCAATAGTAATGGGAAGTTTACATATTATAAATGgttctattttaattttataaacaaTAATTTCAAAACTAAACCACGACTCGAACTTTTTCATTCATGTAATACTGTTCATACTAAATCCATACCAAATGGCATCCAGCTCCAAGTTTAAGCATAAAATTGTTAGTTAGATtatgaaaaaaagaaaataatagcgAAAAGATAAACTGGGGAGTAGTTACTTGAGACTAGTTCAAATAATTGAGGAGAGATGCGGATTTAAGTTCTCGTAAATATATCTTATGAATAATACATAAATAAACTTTGCTATCAATTTTTATAAACTGTTGATTATTCATAAGATTAATGGAAGATTAGTTACACGTTTGAGTTTGAACTTCGAAGTTGCAATTGGGTGAGGATCAATGACCAAGATAACTTGGGTGAGTAAGGTTCTTTAACATGGTTTGGCGagtaaatataataatattagattgtattaagaaaaacaaaataaaaataaaacgaAAAGACGATAATTTACAAATAATGGATTGTATATAATATTAAAGAAAAGACAGTTTAACATTGTAAATTTGGATCAAATCTTAATAATGACTTTCTTAGAATCATAAACCATGTGATATCTCTACTTTTATACTGATTATTTTCATTAGAGTACTCAAACAATCTGTAACAAAAGAATCATGGGAAGATTTTCCTTGTACAATCCACCTGATATGCTTCCATTGTAAATGTTCTCTCTCAAAAGTCTTCCAAAGCAGTCCATAATTTTGGGTCATCAAAATCTTTGATAACAAAGGAGGCTCCAGCATCTAGTAGTAACTTTTCAGGGTTTCTGGTGCCTAAACCCACTACTGGCATCCCAGCTGCTACACCAGCTTTCACTCCTGAAACAGAGTCCTATAATAAACACAAGGAAAACTGAGCAAGTTTATCAGAGTTTTTTGATAGGCAAAATTTGGTATGAGGCAAAGCTAACAGATTTCCAGAATAAACCTCAAACACCATAGTATGCTTATGTGACACTCCAAGTGCTTGGAGACCCTTCAAATATGGATCCGGGAATGGTTTTGCTCGTTCGCATTCGTTTCCAAGGACAATGATTTCGAAGAAACTTGCAAGGTCCAGCATTGAGATTATGAGATCGACGTTTTGTCTAGGAGCATTCGTCACTGCAGCTCGCCTTAAGCTGCGATCATCTATCCATTTGCACAAGTTTTGTAAGCCCTTCACTGGTTTTAATTGCTCAGCAGCCAATCTGCATGGACACACCTAGTAAGTCTTGGTTATAACAGGCCTAAAGCAAAATGAAACTGATGGGTTTTAACTATTTTCCACCCTCGCATGTAAAATTCTGAACACTTGAACTGAAAATAAAGATAAAAGGAGTTATTATATAAAAATCAAGAAAGCTAGAGGATTAGTAGAATCACAAACACTACTCTTCGAGATGTAATAAGATACTCAGACAATCTCTTAGTCAAGACAGAAGGTAAATGCTAGTAAGTTATTCCAATGCCACTAAAGAAAATTGCACAGAAACTCATTCAAGAATAATATTGAAAGCACTATATAGACAAGGCGAGTTCCCCCTATGTGCATTTTTTTTCTTGTAAACATGTTCAGATGGTTCTCTTACTTCCGGAACTAAAGATTGTACGGAACAAATTGACACAATAAAAAAGCTTTAGTATGCTTTTCTCAGTGTTTTTTCATGGAACAAAAGGCAAAGTCAAGAAATGCAAGTTTGGTCTAAATTCTAATTCGAATTTGGATCTAACTACTGGCCAAAAATAAacattaacaaaataaataaagaatacaAATATTTAACAACTGTTTGCAAATAAAGAAATTATTACTTCTTTCTCCATTTCCACACACCTAAAACCTATAAAACCTCAAGAACCCCTCTCTCATTAAGTTACATTGTTGCCCTCTCtcataatttgaaaataactattcCTCCCAATAGATTAGCACCAATAGTAATAGGCATACTATCCTCATAGAAATCCATGTATATAGATACTCTATGAAGAATCTTGGTATTGTCCAACTACCCTAATCCCCAATCCTATCTAATAAACTCAATTAATTAATTGTCACCCACAACATATTCTATATACAAGCAGACAATGTTCTTGACTTTACTATTGGGCCTTGTTCAAATAGTAGTAATTTCTTATACCTGCTTCATATGAATTATCTAATGATACACACACATGAGTAATTATTAGGTCATAGATTACCTTCGGAACAAGCCTTCCTTTTCCTCCATAAATGTGCTTGCTCTTTGGAAATCCCAATCAGGAAGGAGGACTTCACAGAGCTCGTCATTATGCTTCCCACTAATATTTTTGATGAAGAATTCTTCAGTGATGGGAATTCCACCATTGAACCCTATCTGTGTTTTTTTTACCACCACTTGTTAGTATGAttgataatatgatatatatatatatatatatagagagagagagagagagagagagagatgtaccTCTTGAAGCATTAGACGAAAAGCATCATAATGTTGAGGATCCGAGTCACACAAAGTTCCGTCGATATCAAATAGAATGGCTTCAAGAGGAGCAAGAAAAGCTAGAGAACCTTTGGTACTGCCATTAAACAAACACTTTCCTATATCATGTTAAGTATTCAAACATAATGAGAAGAAAAAGAGATTTCAAAAGAATAGGAGAAATACCCATCAATGGATTTCGACTCTAATGAAATGGAGGCCCTGGGAGGGGTGTAAGAAGCTGGTTTTCTGAGGTTTTGAGTAGAAAGAAAGGTTTTTCTTAAATGGGTATTCGGAAAATTGTCACATGGGAAGGGGCAATGAGAAAGCTGAATTGAAGTAAGAGCTACCATAGTATATAGAAGAGTATGATGATGTTATATGTGATTGTgaagtgatatatatatatatggagagagagagagataagctCTCTTTGTCTCTTGCAAAATTGAATGGTTGTTCAG from the Humulus lupulus chromosome X, drHumLupu1.1, whole genome shotgun sequence genome contains:
- the LOC133804529 gene encoding haloacid dehalogenase-like hydrolase domain-containing protein Sgpp, whose translation is MVALTSIQLSHCPFPCDNFPNTHLRKTFLSTQNLRKPASYTPPRASISLESKSIDGTKGSLAFLAPLEAILFDIDGTLCDSDPQHYDAFRLMLQEIGFNGGIPITEEFFIKNISGKHNDELCEVLLPDWDFQRASTFMEEKEGLFRRLAAEQLKPVKGLQNLCKWIDDRSLRRAAVTNAPRQNVDLIISMLDLASFFEIIVLGNECERAKPFPDPYLKGLQALGVSHKHTMVFEDSVSGVKAGVAAGMPVVGLGTRNPEKLLLDAGASFVIKDFDDPKLWTALEDF